In Oscillatoria acuminata PCC 6304, a single window of DNA contains:
- a CDS encoding trifunctional serine/threonine-protein kinase/ATP-binding protein/sensor histidine kinase has product MNNSNKNRTRPTSAQIPNYQIVETVYSGSRTLVYRGIRTHDQLPVIIKLLKNDYPTFSELVQFRNQYTIAKNLKSPLIVQTYSLEQYRNSYALIMEDFGGVSLHEWTQKGKNTLSLTGFLQIAVALCDGLDLLYRERIIHKDIKPSNILINPATKQIKLIDFSIASLLPRETQILINPNVLEGTLAYISPEQTGRMNRGIDYRTDFYSLGVTFYELLTGELPFQSNDPMELVHSHIAKLPPLLSTREEIPPVISDMITKLMEKNAEDRYQSALGLKFDLEKCLHQLQVNGAIKGFKIAERDLCDRFIIPDKLYGRETEVETLLQAFERVSLGATEIMLVAGFSGIGKTAVVNEVHKPIIRERGYFIKGKFDQFQRNIPFSAFVQAFRNLMGQLLTESDVQLEQWKNKILEIVGDNGQVIIEVIPELSKIIGEQPPAVELSGTAAQNRFNLLFQKFTQLFTSAEHPLVIFLDDLQWADSASLKLMQLLMVDTAHLFIIGAYRDNEVNPAHPLMLTLSEIQKTSETINTITLAPLNSVTVNQLVADTLKCSESSALVLSQLVFQKTQGNPFFATQFLKALYQEQLIQFISSSQGGAIGGWQCDITQVNQQAVTDDVVEFMALQLEKLPLATQNILKLAACIGNQFDLETLAIVSEQSQIDAAADLWKGLQEGLILPISDIYKFYQGECHERWARENDDTPKQLVQYKFLHDRVQQAAYSLIPDNQKIATHFKIGQLLQQNLSELEVEENLFDIVGHLNLGVELISQASAREALAQLNLQAGVKARNSTAYAAARVYLQKGIELLEANCWQHQYELTLSLYVAAGEVAYLNGDFEGMEQIATLVFQSAQTILDTIKIYEIQIAAQVIQSNVLEAIAVGRRALGQLGVELPTEADPAQTREILQSLALQLEGSEIEDLIDLPVMSDRTTEAAIEVLGMLFSPIIQGMPSLLPWLSSMMVSLSLKSGNTAASINGYGMHGMVLCAFLEDPSTGYAFGKLALSLLEKFNAQKIKSVVMCMFGCFIQHSQERLDATVPTLNAAYHAGIETGDFLHAGFALSGQSSNRFFRGEELHSFIQDMADYDVALAQVKQYSAQVYLNLGTQAAENLIELVSQPHCLMGNIYNETLMLPKHQQDNDLIGIAQAYIYKLLLAYCFGNYPEARNYIDQAQPCLMAVSASIFVPIFHFYAALTHLALFPTQPEEEQAEILLQVQTHQTVLHQWAHHAPMNHLHKWYLVEAERYRVLGEKITATECYDQAISLSKKYQFLNEEALANELAAKFYLDWGKQRIAQEYITEAYYCYARWGAKAKVADLEKRYPQLLGSILQQTRFPLSANDTIFTLGSVTSTSSATSQSSSISGTLDLAAILKASQTISGEIELDKLLSSLLAIIIENAGADKCVLMLLRDNRLLIKGSITEGTNPVVLQRIPVEESQDIPLKLIYKVKHSRHTVVLMDATLDRTLANDPYFIRQQPQSILCSPILHQGKLLGILYLENHLAQGAFTSDRVELLNLLCAQAAISLENARLYEQSQTYSQQLEQALYDLQQTQLQMIQSEKMSALGNLVAGVAHEINNPVGFIYGNLNEAKSTVQDLVEHLNLYRDRAPETEIADHAEDIDLDYIIEDLPKIIDSMQLGCDRIKDISTSLRTFSRADKDYKVPFNIHEGIDSTILILKYRLKANDERPAIEVVKDYGNIPAIECFPGQINQVFMNILANAIDALEESNSGRTFAEIKANPNRIKIISFWENQQVKIKITDNGQGMTEEVKTKIFDHLFTTKAVGKGTGLGLAIARQIVVETHGGKLQVNSQIGQGTEFVISLPQS; this is encoded by the coding sequence ATGAATAACTCCAACAAAAACCGTACCCGTCCCACAAGCGCTCAAATTCCCAACTATCAAATTGTCGAAACCGTTTATTCAGGAAGTCGCACGTTAGTCTATCGGGGAATCCGTACCCATGACCAATTACCTGTCATCATCAAACTGCTGAAAAATGACTATCCCACCTTTAGCGAACTGGTACAATTTCGCAATCAATATACTATTGCTAAAAATCTCAAATCACCTCTGATCGTCCAAACTTATAGCCTGGAACAGTATCGAAATAGCTATGCGTTAATCATGGAAGATTTTGGAGGTGTATCTTTGCATGAATGGACCCAAAAGGGGAAAAACACCCTCTCATTAACAGGGTTTTTACAGATAGCAGTCGCACTGTGCGATGGCTTAGATTTATTGTATCGCGAGCGCATCATTCACAAAGACATCAAACCCAGTAATATTTTAATAAATCCCGCCACTAAGCAAATCAAATTAATTGACTTTAGTATTGCGTCTCTACTACCACGAGAAACTCAAATACTGATTAATCCTAATGTATTAGAAGGGACACTAGCGTATATTTCTCCAGAACAAACAGGCAGAATGAATCGGGGGATTGACTACCGGACTGATTTTTATTCTTTGGGGGTGACATTCTACGAATTACTGACTGGAGAGTTACCCTTTCAATCCAATGATCCAATGGAGTTGGTGCATTCTCATATTGCTAAACTTCCACCACTTTTATCGACTAGGGAAGAAATTCCGCCGGTGATTTCAGATATGATCACAAAATTGATGGAAAAAAATGCCGAGGATAGATATCAGAGTGCCTTGGGATTGAAGTTTGATTTAGAAAAATGTTTACATCAGCTACAAGTTAATGGTGCAATCAAGGGTTTTAAAATCGCCGAAAGGGATCTGTGCGATCGCTTTATTATCCCCGATAAACTCTACGGACGAGAAACCGAAGTAGAAACTTTACTGCAAGCATTTGAGCGAGTCAGTCTTGGTGCAACAGAAATAATGCTGGTAGCAGGTTTTTCGGGGATTGGTAAAACCGCAGTTGTTAACGAAGTTCATAAACCCATTATTCGGGAACGCGGTTATTTTATCAAAGGAAAATTTGACCAATTTCAACGCAATATTCCTTTCTCTGCTTTTGTCCAAGCATTTCGGAATTTAATGGGGCAATTATTAACCGAAAGTGATGTCCAACTAGAGCAATGGAAAAATAAAATATTAGAAATTGTCGGAGACAACGGGCAGGTCATTATTGAAGTCATTCCCGAATTATCAAAAATCATTGGCGAACAACCACCAGCCGTAGAATTATCAGGAACGGCAGCCCAAAATCGCTTTAATTTATTGTTTCAAAAATTCACCCAACTCTTTACTAGCGCCGAACATCCATTAGTGATATTTTTAGATGATTTACAATGGGCTGATTCAGCATCATTAAAGTTGATGCAGCTATTAATGGTTGATACGGCTCATCTTTTCATCATTGGTGCTTATCGGGATAACGAAGTCAATCCAGCCCATCCATTGATGTTGACTTTGAGCGAAATTCAAAAAACTTCAGAAACAATAAATACGATTACTTTAGCTCCCCTCAATTCAGTTACAGTCAATCAATTAGTTGCTGATACTCTTAAATGTTCAGAAAGTTCAGCCTTAGTTCTTTCTCAATTAGTCTTTCAAAAAACTCAAGGAAATCCATTTTTCGCTACCCAATTTCTCAAGGCATTATATCAAGAGCAGCTGATCCAATTCATTTCCTCTTCCCAAGGGGGAGCTATAGGGGGGTGGCAATGTGACATTACCCAAGTGAATCAGCAAGCGGTGACAGATGATGTAGTGGAATTTATGGCGTTGCAGTTAGAGAAATTACCCTTAGCAACCCAAAATATTCTCAAGTTAGCTGCTTGTATTGGTAATCAGTTTGATTTAGAAACTTTAGCCATTGTTTCGGAACAATCTCAAATTGACGCTGCTGCTGATTTATGGAAAGGTTTACAAGAAGGGCTGATCTTGCCCATTAGTGATATTTATAAGTTTTATCAGGGAGAGTGTCATGAAAGATGGGCGAGAGAAAATGATGATACTCCTAAGCAATTAGTACAATACAAATTTTTGCATGACCGAGTTCAACAAGCTGCCTATTCTCTAATTCCTGACAATCAAAAAATAGCAACTCATTTCAAAATAGGACAGTTACTTCAACAAAACTTATCTGAGTTGGAGGTGGAGGAAAATCTTTTTGATATTGTCGGGCATTTGAATTTGGGAGTTGAATTAATTAGTCAAGCAAGCGCTCGCGAAGCGTTAGCTCAATTGAATTTGCAAGCGGGAGTGAAGGCGAGAAATTCGACAGCTTATGCCGCCGCTAGAGTTTATTTACAAAAGGGGATAGAGCTACTTGAGGCAAACTGTTGGCAGCATCAGTATGAATTGACCCTAAGTCTGTATGTGGCGGCAGGGGAAGTTGCTTATTTAAACGGTGACTTTGAGGGTATGGAACAGATAGCAACCCTAGTATTCCAATCAGCGCAAACGATTTTGGACACCATTAAAATTTATGAAATTCAAATTGCCGCACAAGTTATCCAAAGTAATGTGCTAGAAGCGATCGCTGTTGGCAGAAGGGCCTTAGGGCAATTGGGGGTAGAACTCCCGACAGAAGCTGACCCAGCCCAGACTAGGGAAATACTCCAAAGCCTTGCCCTACAACTTGAAGGTAGCGAAATTGAAGACTTGATAGATCTGCCAGTCATGAGCGATCGCACGACTGAGGCTGCGATCGAAGTGCTGGGAATGTTATTTTCTCCAATTATCCAAGGAATGCCCAGTTTATTACCTTGGCTGAGTTCGATGATGGTCAGTTTGTCTCTCAAATCAGGCAATACGGCAGCATCAATCAATGGGTATGGGATGCACGGGATGGTGTTATGTGCTTTTTTAGAAGATCCTTCCACAGGCTATGCTTTTGGTAAATTAGCGCTAAGTTTACTCGAAAAATTTAACGCCCAAAAGATTAAATCCGTTGTTATGTGTATGTTTGGTTGCTTTATTCAACACTCCCAAGAGCGATTAGATGCCACAGTTCCGACATTGAACGCCGCCTACCATGCTGGCATAGAAACTGGAGATTTTTTACATGCTGGTTTTGCGCTGAGTGGTCAAAGTAGTAACAGATTTTTTAGGGGTGAAGAACTGCATAGTTTTATTCAAGACATGGCTGACTATGATGTAGCCTTGGCTCAGGTGAAACAATATTCTGCTCAAGTCTACCTAAATCTAGGAACCCAAGCAGCAGAAAACTTGATTGAATTAGTCAGTCAACCCCATTGCTTGATGGGCAATATCTACAATGAAACGTTGATGCTACCTAAACACCAGCAGGATAATGACCTAATCGGGATCGCTCAAGCCTATATCTACAAATTGTTGCTGGCTTACTGTTTTGGGAATTATCCAGAAGCACGGAACTATATTGACCAAGCCCAGCCCTGTTTGATGGCTGTATCAGCATCGATTTTTGTGCCGATTTTCCATTTTTATGCGGCTTTAACTCATCTAGCACTTTTCCCCACTCAGCCAGAGGAAGAGCAAGCAGAGATTTTGCTTCAGGTCCAAACCCATCAAACTGTTCTGCATCAATGGGCGCACCATGCCCCGATGAATCACTTGCATAAATGGTATTTAGTGGAGGCGGAACGGTATCGAGTTTTAGGTGAAAAAATTACGGCAACTGAGTGTTATGACCAAGCAATTTCTCTGAGTAAGAAATATCAGTTCCTTAACGAAGAAGCCCTGGCCAACGAATTAGCTGCCAAATTTTATCTCGATTGGGGTAAACAACGCATTGCCCAAGAATATATTACCGAAGCCTATTACTGTTATGCGCGTTGGGGTGCAAAAGCCAAAGTTGCTGACCTCGAAAAACGCTATCCCCAATTGCTGGGTTCCATCCTCCAGCAAACCCGTTTTCCCCTGTCAGCTAATGATACTATCTTCACATTGGGGAGCGTGACTTCTACCAGTTCCGCCACTTCCCAGAGTAGCAGTATCTCTGGAACTCTAGATTTAGCGGCTATTCTTAAAGCGTCTCAAACTATCTCCGGTGAAATCGAACTCGATAAACTGCTTTCTTCGTTGCTTGCGATCATTATCGAAAATGCGGGGGCTGATAAATGCGTGTTAATGCTGTTGCGAGACAATCGCCTGCTGATTAAAGGCTCAATTACCGAGGGAACAAACCCAGTGGTATTGCAGAGGATTCCAGTTGAAGAGAGTCAGGATATTCCCTTGAAGCTAATTTACAAAGTCAAGCACAGCCGGCACACTGTTGTGCTGATGGATGCAACGCTCGATCGGACTTTAGCCAATGACCCTTATTTTATTCGTCAGCAGCCTCAGAGTATCTTGTGTAGCCCGATTTTGCATCAAGGGAAATTGCTGGGCATTTTATATCTAGAAAATCATTTAGCGCAGGGGGCATTTACCAGCGATCGCGTGGAACTCCTCAATCTACTTTGCGCTCAAGCCGCAATTTCTCTAGAAAATGCGCGACTTTATGAACAGTCCCAAACCTATTCCCAACAGCTAGAACAAGCCTTATATGACTTACAGCAAACCCAATTACAAATGATTCAAAGTGAAAAAATGTCTGCTTTGGGTAACTTAGTTGCTGGTGTGGCTCATGAAATTAATAACCCTGTCGGCTTTATTTATGGCAATTTGAATGAAGCTAAATCCACAGTTCAAGACTTAGTGGAGCATCTCAATCTCTATCGCGATCGCGCCCCAGAAACAGAGATTGCCGACCATGCCGAAGATATTGATTTAGACTATATCATCGAAGACCTGCCCAAAATCATCGACTCGATGCAACTGGGATGCGATCGCATCAAAGATATCAGCACTTCACTCCGCACCTTTTCTCGGGCTGACAAAGACTACAAAGTGCCCTTCAATATCCACGAGGGTATCGACAGCACAATCTTAATTCTCAAATATCGATTGAAAGCGAACGATGAGCGACCCGCTATTGAAGTAGTCAAAGACTATGGGAATATTCCGGCGATCGAATGCTTCCCTGGACAGATCAATCAGGTGTTTATGAATATTCTTGCCAATGCGATCGATGCCCTAGAAGAATCAAATAGTGGGCGGACTTTTGCAGAAATTAAGGCGAATCCTAATCGGATTAAAATTATCAGTTTCTGGGAAAATCAACAGGTAAAAATTAAGATTACGGATAATGGTCAAGGGATGACTGAAGAAGTTAAAACCAAAATATTTGACCATTTGTTCACCACCAAAGCAGTGGGCAAAGGAACGGGTCTAGGATTGGCGATCGCCCGTCAAATTGTCGTGGAGACCCACGGGGGCAAATTACAGGTCAATTCACAAATCGGTCAAGGGACAGAATTTGTGATTAGCCTGCCCCAAAGCTAA